A region of Sulfurimonas sp. DNA encodes the following proteins:
- a CDS encoding DNA-processing protein DprA: protein MKKVEDKIVELESMKNYPNQLYFTGNLELLKRVKISIVGSRKPSKYSRLITHKLASSLYKNGVCIVSGGAMGIDAIAHKSAGVSNTICVLPCGINIKYPAINKNLLVDIEKSGLLISQFEKDFRATPWSFVVRNEVVVALGEVLVVIEAELNSGSMRSIELALKMGKEIFVIPHRMGESEGTNELLKSLKAKAIYDIDEFVSRFASRDILENKVDDFIEFCKTNPTYELALKEYPQRVFEAELSGEIIIQNGRVITA from the coding sequence GTGAAAAAAGTTGAAGATAAAATAGTTGAATTGGAGTCTATGAAGAACTACCCAAATCAACTTTATTTTACTGGTAATCTTGAACTTTTAAAAAGAGTAAAAATCTCAATAGTCGGTAGTAGAAAGCCATCAAAATATTCTCGCTTAATTACCCATAAGTTAGCTTCCTCTTTATATAAAAATGGTGTATGTATAGTTAGCGGAGGAGCAATGGGCATAGATGCTATTGCTCATAAAAGTGCTGGAGTGTCAAATACAATTTGTGTTCTTCCTTGTGGTATAAATATTAAATATCCAGCAATTAACAAAAATTTATTAGTAGATATTGAAAAATCAGGATTATTGATTAGTCAGTTTGAAAAAGATTTTAGAGCAACTCCCTGGAGTTTTGTAGTAAGAAATGAAGTTGTTGTAGCTCTTGGAGAGGTGTTAGTAGTTATAGAAGCTGAGTTAAATAGTGGAAGTATGAGAAGTATAGAACTTGCATTGAAAATGGGAAAAGAAATTTTTGTTATTCCACATAGAATGGGAGAGAGTGAAGGAACGAATGAACTTTTAAAATCATTAAAAGCTAAAGCTATTTACGATATTGATGAGTTCGTTTCAAGGTTTGCATCTAGAGATATTTTAGAAAACAAAGTTGATGATTTTATAGAGTTTTGTAAAACAAATCCAACTTATGAGTTAGCTTTAAAAGAGTACCCTCAAAGAGTCTTTGAAGCTGAATTAAGTGGTGAAATTATTATACAAAACGGCAGAGTTATTACTGCTTAA
- the tatC gene encoding twin-arginine translocase subunit TatC, whose product MFDDLKPHLIELRKRLGISAASLITMFFVMFYFHEPILEWMVEPLNIALLEVGKKSVHAADGMVTTSQVGGAFFVALKVSFFAGIVASLPIILSQIWLFIAPGLYANEKKMIIPFIIGGTVMFLIGVLFAYYIVTPFGFDFLITFGSFKFTPLINIEDYVGFFTKIMFGFGLAFELPVFAYFLALLGLIDDRMMISFFKYAVIIIFVVASLLTPPDVLTQLLMAGPLIILYGCSIIIVKMVNPAPPLENEEEDESKEEVVAIEKKDLD is encoded by the coding sequence ATGTTTGATGATTTAAAACCACACCTGATTGAGCTAAGAAAAAGACTTGGTATCTCAGCAGCCAGTTTAATTACTATGTTTTTTGTTATGTTTTATTTCCATGAACCAATTTTAGAGTGGATGGTGGAGCCTTTAAATATAGCTCTTCTTGAAGTTGGTAAAAAATCTGTTCATGCAGCAGATGGAATGGTTACAACTTCTCAAGTTGGTGGGGCATTTTTTGTTGCCTTAAAAGTTTCATTTTTTGCGGGTATTGTTGCTTCCCTACCTATAATACTATCACAAATCTGGCTCTTCATAGCTCCCGGCCTTTATGCAAATGAAAAAAAGATGATTATTCCTTTTATAATTGGAGGAACTGTAATGTTCCTTATTGGTGTTTTATTTGCCTACTATATCGTGACCCCGTTTGGTTTTGATTTTCTCATAACCTTCGGTAGTTTCAAGTTTACACCGCTAATAAATATAGAAGATTATGTAGGGTTTTTTACAAAAATTATGTTTGGTTTTGGACTTGCTTTTGAGCTTCCTGTTTTTGCTTACTTTTTAGCACTACTTGGTCTAATAGATGACAGAATGATGATATCATTTTTTAAATATGCAGTTATTATTATCTTTGTTGTTGCTTCACTTTTAACTCCTCCAGATGTTCTAACTCAACTTCTTATGGCAGGACCACTTATCATACTTTATGGTTGTTCAATAATAATAGTTAAGATGGTAAATCCTGCACCACCACTTGAAAACGAAGAAGAAGATGAAAGTAAAGAAGAAGTAGTTGCTATAGAAAAAAAAGACCTCGATTAA
- a CDS encoding single-stranded DNA-binding protein, translated as MFNKVILVGNLTRDIELRYSQSGMGIAKTAIATSRKFTSNGEKKEEVCFVDITFFARSAEIANQYLRKGSKILVEGRLQFDQWTDQNGQKRSKHGVVVETMQMLDSKGDNQGGGYQAPAQQNAQSYNPPPQQNQSYQQQQQPSYGNDEPKGQQKQQQSYQQNANAQSRQMPSSNDVPVIDIDEDEIPF; from the coding sequence ATGTTTAATAAAGTCATATTAGTTGGAAACTTAACTAGAGATATCGAATTAAGATACTCTCAAAGTGGCATGGGAATAGCAAAAACTGCTATTGCTACTAGTCGTAAATTTACTAGCAATGGTGAGAAAAAAGAAGAAGTATGTTTTGTAGATATTACTTTTTTTGCTAGAAGTGCTGAGATTGCTAACCAATACCTTCGTAAAGGGAGTAAAATCCTAGTAGAAGGCAGACTTCAATTTGATCAATGGACTGACCAAAATGGACAAAAACGCTCTAAGCATGGTGTAGTTGTAGAAACTATGCAGATGCTAGACTCAAAGGGTGATAATCAAGGTGGTGGATACCAAGCTCCTGCGCAGCAAAATGCACAAAGCTATAACCCTCCTCCTCAACAAAACCAAAGTTACCAACAGCAACAACAACCAAGCTATGGTAACGATGAGCCTAAAGGGCAGCAAAAGCAACAACAAAGCTATCAGCAAAATGCAAATGCGCAAAGTCGTCAGATGCCTAGTAGCAATGATGTTCCTGTGATTGACATCGATGAAGATGAAATTCCATTTTAG
- the hemW gene encoding radical SAM family heme chaperone HemW, whose amino-acid sequence MLLYIHIPFCDSKCSYCAFNSYVDKFHLKSSYMKALLLQLKHELKKFNAKEKKITTIFIGGGTPSTISTNLYEPLFHLINPYLSKDVEITSEANPNSANLEWLEEMYKLGVNRISFGVQSFNNKKLKLLNRTHNKSDAIKSIQNAKKVGFKNISLDLIYATLGDTKELLQKDLKIAFSLPVNHLSAYALTIEEGTPFESKPQMSKENLELTSWLFEEIKLNGFEQYEISNFGTYKSTHNLGYWKYEDYIGLGSGAVGKLSHKRFYPTVILEDYIKSPLQAREEELSQEDIRIEKIFLGFRSCVGVKMDILSNYEQERANILVQEKKLSLKNKILYNFEYLLADELALFLSS is encoded by the coding sequence ATGTTACTCTATATACACATTCCCTTTTGCGATTCTAAATGTTCGTATTGTGCTTTTAACTCTTATGTTGATAAGTTTCACCTAAAATCATCTTACATGAAAGCTTTACTTTTACAGTTAAAACATGAGCTAAAAAAATTTAATGCAAAAGAAAAAAAAATCACTACTATTTTTATTGGAGGTGGCACACCATCTACAATATCAACAAATCTTTATGAGCCCTTATTTCACCTTATTAATCCTTATCTTAGTAAAGATGTTGAAATAACTAGCGAAGCAAACCCAAATAGTGCAAATTTAGAATGGCTTGAAGAAATGTACAAACTTGGTGTAAATCGCATAAGTTTTGGAGTGCAGAGTTTTAATAATAAAAAACTAAAGTTACTAAACCGAACTCATAACAAGTCAGATGCCATAAAATCAATACAAAATGCGAAAAAAGTTGGCTTTAAAAATATTTCTCTTGATTTAATTTACGCAACCCTAGGAGATACAAAAGAACTACTTCAAAAAGATTTAAAAATAGCTTTTTCTCTACCCGTAAATCATCTAAGTGCATATGCCCTAACTATAGAAGAAGGTACACCCTTCGAGTCAAAGCCACAAATGTCAAAAGAAAATTTAGAACTTACATCATGGCTGTTTGAGGAGATAAAGTTAAATGGATTTGAACAGTATGAAATTAGTAATTTTGGTACCTATAAAAGCACTCATAATCTCGGGTATTGGAAATATGAAGATTACATAGGGCTTGGAAGTGGAGCAGTTGGTAAGCTTAGTCATAAAAGATTTTATCCAACTGTTATATTGGAAGATTATATAAAAAGTCCTCTTCAAGCCAGAGAAGAAGAACTAAGCCAAGAAGATATTAGAATAGAAAAGATTTTTTTAGGTTTTCGTTCTTGTGTTGGGGTAAAAATGGATATTTTAAGTAATTATGAACAAGAACGCGCAAATATCTTAGTTCAAGAAAAAAAACTTTCTTTAAAAAACAAAATTTTATACAATTTCGAGTATCTTTTAGCAGATGAACTGGCTCTATTCTTATCATCTTAA
- the tatB gene encoding Sec-independent protein translocase protein TatB, with translation MFGMGFTEILFIAVIAILFLGPDKLPTAMVEVAKFFRGLKKTIGTVKDSIEQEMNVADIKEEALAYKKELLKATNEIKKVTDVSSITPSLTNLNDDFLDDLVEPKKKKESPKEEKVTFKKKPISKEDIKDV, from the coding sequence ATGTTTGGTATGGGTTTTACTGAGATACTTTTTATTGCTGTGATTGCTATCCTTTTTCTAGGTCCAGATAAACTTCCAACTGCTATGGTTGAAGTAGCTAAATTTTTTAGAGGTCTTAAAAAAACCATAGGAACAGTTAAAGACTCAATAGAGCAAGAAATGAATGTAGCAGATATAAAAGAAGAAGCACTTGCCTACAAAAAAGAGTTATTAAAAGCTACAAATGAGATAAAAAAAGTTACAGATGTAAGCTCCATAACTCCGTCTCTTACAAACTTAAATGATGATTTTCTAGATGATTTAGTAGAGCCAAAAAAGAAAAAAGAAAGCCCAAAAGAAGAAAAAGTAACCTTTAAGAAAAAACCTATAAGCAAAGAAGATATAAAAGATGTTTGA
- the rpsF gene encoding 30S ribosomal protein S6 — protein MRKYENLVIVKPTFTAEEILSSIKAIEEIITSNGGEIATTDSMGMRKLAYPIDKNERGYYHVIYYSIAPSAITEIERRFRINEDLLRFVTIKYDTNREITAWNQLVQKAEKKAAAKVATPVVEETPAVEETPVAAAE, from the coding sequence ATGAGAAAATACGAAAACCTAGTTATCGTTAAACCAACATTTACAGCTGAAGAAATCCTTTCTAGCATCAAAGCTATCGAAGAAATAATTACTTCAAATGGTGGCGAAATCGCTACTACAGACTCTATGGGAATGAGAAAATTAGCATACCCAATTGATAAAAATGAGCGTGGCTACTACCATGTTATATATTATTCTATTGCTCCATCTGCAATTACTGAAATCGAAAGACGCTTCCGTATCAACGAAGATCTTCTTCGTTTTGTAACTATCAAGTACGATACAAATCGTGAAATCACAGCTTGGAATCAGCTAGTTCAAAAAGCTGAGAAAAAAGCAGCTGCGAAAGTAGCAACTCCAGTTGTTGAAGAAACTCCTGCAGTTGAAGAAACTCCAGTAGCGGCAGCTGAGTAA
- a CDS encoding EAL domain-containing protein, with the protein MEDTSLLKTIKLLYVEDDDDIRESTLEILKLYFENIVVAKDGFEALGLYDSSIDLVISDIVMPNMNGVEMSKKIKIIKPNQPIILLAEHKTEDFLIEAIDAGVDKFIIKPILSINKFISSILELSKKIKSLQNYNEKVFFLKQKSKIIDENVFMTVTDLDGKILEISSAYLNFTGFLLDEVIGSTHKLFRRENADKELIKNLWETILENKKWTGQLKNNKYSGEEYWLKQIILPLFDMNNEKIGYTTISRNITNSTKLKELSITDALTNIHNRRYFDYSLKREFKSSSWRKENFALLIIDVDYFKDYNDSYGHPQGDKVLKRIASQMKNCINYSVNDVFRIGGEEFAIFVSDSNDEDVIKVSSEIVKNVESLKIKHEKSKVSDYVTISIGAVNVNGFNNTMSSDDIYNLADDNLYKAKKAGRNRVVFNENIENINLFKDLDIVTKLPNRQSLIQDLELLQEETMLILLHVNQINIIKDLYGIDIVSNMILKKAQQLNEIIIDDNVTLYSLNMYEFAILISSKKIFEKYLALLKYTILINHEENICLDSEQELVSDFTAGVAYGIIDLFNKADISLQDAVMNKKSLVIYNKNQTTIEFQKSTIDRMRAYKKALHSDNIIPYFQPIIDAKDNSVLKYEALARIVTESEEVILPCYFLDSAKQDNTFEFFTRQMMQKVFAIYANNKADLSINVTYENIISPTMIEYIKNRLDKYGGEGITFEIVESEDIEDYQLVEEFILMIKEYGCKVSLDDFGSGYSNFTHIVKLNIDYIKLDGSLIEKLLVDKTVEYMVNAVIVFAKNAKIKIIAEFVSTKELDAKVREMGVDYIQGYYYGEPKTPQSYSLI; encoded by the coding sequence ATGGAAGATACATCACTTTTAAAAACAATCAAATTATTATATGTTGAAGATGACGATGATATAAGAGAGTCTACACTAGAGATTCTTAAATTATATTTTGAGAATATTGTTGTGGCTAAAGATGGTTTTGAAGCCCTTGGCTTATATGATTCCTCTATTGATCTTGTAATTAGTGATATTGTTATGCCAAATATGAATGGCGTTGAGATGTCTAAAAAAATAAAAATCATTAAACCAAATCAACCTATTATCTTGTTGGCAGAACATAAAACTGAAGACTTTCTCATAGAGGCTATAGATGCTGGAGTAGATAAGTTTATAATCAAACCGATTTTAAGCATCAACAAGTTTATATCTTCAATTTTAGAACTAAGTAAAAAAATAAAATCTTTGCAAAATTATAATGAAAAAGTTTTCTTTTTAAAACAAAAAAGTAAAATAATAGATGAAAATGTTTTTATGACAGTTACTGATTTAGATGGAAAAATATTAGAAATATCTAGTGCGTATTTAAATTTTACAGGCTTTTTACTAGATGAGGTTATTGGCAGTACGCATAAACTCTTCAGAAGAGAAAATGCTGATAAAGAGCTGATAAAAAATTTATGGGAAACAATTCTCGAAAATAAAAAATGGACAGGTCAACTTAAAAACAATAAGTATAGCGGAGAAGAGTATTGGTTAAAACAAATAATTTTACCACTTTTTGATATGAATAATGAAAAAATAGGTTACACCACGATTTCAAGAAATATAACAAATAGCACAAAATTAAAAGAACTATCAATTACAGATGCTTTGACAAATATACACAATAGACGATATTTTGACTACTCACTTAAAAGAGAGTTTAAAAGTTCTTCATGGAGAAAAGAAAACTTCGCTCTATTAATTATTGATGTTGATTACTTTAAAGATTATAATGATTCTTACGGGCATCCTCAAGGAGATAAAGTCTTAAAAAGAATAGCTTCTCAGATGAAAAACTGTATTAATTATAGTGTTAACGATGTCTTTAGAATTGGTGGAGAAGAGTTTGCTATATTTGTATCAGACAGTAATGATGAAGATGTGATAAAGGTATCTTCAGAGATAGTAAAAAATGTAGAATCACTTAAGATTAAACATGAAAAAAGTAAAGTTTCTGATTATGTAACAATTTCAATTGGGGCAGTTAATGTAAATGGGTTTAATAATACAATGTCTAGTGATGATATATATAATTTAGCAGATGATAATTTATATAAAGCGAAGAAAGCAGGAAGAAATAGAGTTGTATTTAATGAGAATATAGAAAATATAAATCTTTTTAAAGACTTAGATATAGTTACTAAATTACCAAATAGACAATCTCTTATTCAGGATTTAGAACTTCTTCAGGAAGAAACAATGTTGATTTTACTTCATGTCAATCAAATCAATATTATTAAAGATTTATATGGTATTGATATAGTCTCAAATATGATATTAAAAAAAGCACAACAATTAAATGAAATCATAATAGATGATAATGTAACTTTGTATAGTTTAAATATGTATGAGTTCGCAATTTTAATAAGTTCAAAAAAAATATTTGAAAAATATTTAGCACTTTTAAAATATACAATATTAATCAACCATGAAGAAAATATTTGCCTTGATTCAGAACAAGAGCTTGTCTCAGATTTTACAGCAGGTGTTGCTTATGGCATTATTGATTTGTTTAATAAGGCAGATATAAGTTTACAAGATGCTGTGATGAATAAAAAAAGTTTGGTAATTTATAATAAAAATCAAACAACTATAGAGTTTCAAAAATCAACTATTGATAGAATGAGAGCATATAAAAAAGCATTGCACAGTGATAATATTATTCCTTATTTTCAGCCTATAATAGATGCAAAAGATAATAGTGTGTTAAAATATGAAGCACTTGCTCGGATTGTAACTGAGAGCGAAGAGGTAATTTTACCTTGTTACTTCTTAGATTCTGCAAAACAGGACAATACATTTGAGTTTTTTACAAGGCAAATGATGCAAAAAGTATTTGCTATTTATGCAAATAATAAAGCAGATTTATCTATAAATGTTACTTATGAAAATATAATTTCACCAACAATGATTGAGTATATAAAAAATAGACTAGATAAGTATGGGGGAGAAGGTATTACATTTGAAATAGTTGAATCTGAAGATATTGAAGATTATCAACTTGTTGAAGAGTTTATATTAATGATAAAAGAATATGGATGCAAAGTTTCTCTTGATGATTTTGGCTCTGGTTATTCTAATTTTACACATATTGTAAAACTTAATATTGATTACATTAAACTCGATGGCAGTTTAATAGAAAAACTTTTAGTTGATAAAACAGTTGAGTATATGGTCAATGCAGTTATAGTTTTTGCAAAAAATGCCAAGATAAAGATAATAGCAGAGTTTGTTAGCACAAAAGAGCTAGATGCTAAGGTTAGAGAAATGGGAGTTGATTATATTCAAGGTTATTATTATGGCGAGCCAAAAACACCGCAGAGTTATAGCTTAATTTAA
- a CDS encoding RNA pyrophosphohydrolase, which produces MSEKKSYRPNVAMIVMSNKYPKKKEIFIAQRNDFNDVWQFPQGGIDAGEEVQEAMFRELEEEIGTKKVKIIAEYPEWISYDFPSKIAKKMKPYKGQTQKYFLVKLKKNATIDINTSHPEFSNFKFVNVEEALCMSASFKQEVYKTVIKHFKKEGYL; this is translated from the coding sequence ATGAGTGAGAAAAAATCATATCGTCCTAATGTTGCTATGATAGTTATGTCAAATAAATATCCCAAAAAGAAAGAAATTTTTATAGCACAAAGAAATGACTTCAATGATGTATGGCAGTTTCCTCAAGGCGGAATAGATGCTGGTGAGGAAGTGCAAGAGGCTATGTTTCGAGAACTTGAAGAAGAGATAGGAACAAAAAAAGTAAAAATTATTGCCGAGTATCCAGAGTGGATTTCATATGATTTTCCTTCAAAGATAGCTAAGAAGATGAAGCCTTACAAAGGGCAAACACAAAAATACTTTTTAGTGAAACTCAAAAAAAATGCGACAATTGATATAAATACTTCTCATCCAGAATTTAGTAATTTTAAATTTGTGAATGTAGAAGAAGCTTTATGCATGAGCGCATCTTTTAAGCAAGAGGTTTATAAAACAGTGATTAAACATTTCAAAAAAGAAGGTTACCTTTAG
- the rpsR gene encoding 30S ribosomal protein S18 encodes MAEKRKYKKRFCKYCESKVDFMDYKEVGALRFSLSERYKIMPRRLTGNCKRHQDMISAVIKRARAAALVPYTVTRKQVITQPFENLR; translated from the coding sequence ATGGCAGAAAAAAGAAAATACAAAAAAAGATTTTGTAAATATTGTGAATCAAAAGTTGATTTTATGGACTATAAAGAAGTAGGAGCATTGCGTTTCTCACTTTCTGAGCGTTATAAAATTATGCCTCGTCGTTTAACAGGAAACTGCAAAAGACACCAAGACATGATTTCAGCAGTAATAAAAAGAGCTAGAGCTGCAGCATTAGTTCCATATACAGTTACTAGAAAACAAGTTATAACTCAACCATTTGAAAACTTAAGATAG
- a CDS encoding aspartate kinase produces the protein MLIVQKFGGTSVGDLDRISNVAARVSRTKKEGNDVIVVVSAMSGETNKLVGYAEHFSKNPAKAEMDMLLSSGERVTASLLSIALNEMGHPCVSMTGRKAGILTDNLHTKARIEEIDPRVMKSALDEGKIIVVAGFQGVNEHGDVTTLGRGGSDLSAVAIAGAIEADLCEIYTDVSGIYTTDPRIEPKAKKLDKISYDEMLELASLGAKVLQNRSVELAKKLNVNLVTRTSFSDEPGTLITKEENIMEKPVVSGIALDKNQARISLMGVADRPGIASEVFTKLANSDVNVDMIIQNKAHDGTTNIDFTVPMNDLSAAKEVVSVFLKNNDIEAESYNDKICKVSIVGVGMKSHTGVAAKAFSTLAQENININMISTSEIKLSMIIDDKYAELAVRSLHNAYELDK, from the coding sequence ATGTTAATAGTACAAAAATTTGGTGGAACAAGTGTCGGTGATTTAGACCGTATTTCAAATGTTGCTGCTCGTGTATCACGAACAAAAAAAGAGGGGAATGATGTTATTGTTGTTGTTTCTGCAATGAGTGGAGAAACAAATAAATTAGTAGGTTATGCTGAACATTTTTCGAAAAATCCAGCTAAAGCTGAAATGGACATGCTTCTAAGTTCTGGAGAAAGAGTTACAGCATCTCTACTTTCAATAGCTTTAAATGAAATGGGTCACCCTTGTGTTTCTATGACAGGCAGAAAAGCTGGAATTCTTACAGACAATCTTCACACAAAAGCGCGTATAGAAGAGATCGATCCACGGGTTATGAAGTCTGCTTTAGATGAAGGTAAAATTATTGTAGTTGCTGGTTTTCAAGGTGTAAATGAACATGGTGATGTAACAACTCTTGGTCGTGGAGGAAGTGATTTAAGTGCCGTTGCAATAGCAGGAGCGATAGAAGCTGACTTATGTGAAATATATACGGATGTTAGTGGTATTTACACAACTGACCCACGAATAGAACCAAAAGCTAAAAAACTTGATAAAATTTCTTATGATGAGATGCTAGAGTTGGCTTCTCTTGGTGCAAAAGTACTTCAAAACCGCTCAGTTGAGTTAGCAAAAAAATTAAATGTAAACTTAGTAACAAGAACAAGTTTTTCAGATGAGCCAGGAACATTAATAACAAAGGAAGAAAATATCATGGAAAAACCTGTAGTGAGTGGAATTGCTTTAGATAAAAATCAGGCTCGTATATCTTTGATGGGTGTAGCAGATAGACCAGGCATAGCATCTGAAGTTTTTACAAAATTAGCAAATAGTGATGTGAATGTAGATATGATAATCCAAAATAAAGCACATGATGGTACAACAAACATAGACTTTACTGTTCCCATGAATGATTTAAGTGCTGCAAAAGAAGTTGTTTCTGTATTTCTTAAAAATAATGACATAGAAGCTGAATCATATAATGATAAAATATGTAAAGTTTCTATAGTTGGTGTTGGTATGAAATCGCATACTGGTGTAGCAGCAAAAGCATTCTCAACACTTGCACAGGAAAATATAAACATAAATATGATTTCAACATCAGAGATAAAACTTTCAATGATTATAGATGATAAATATGCTGAACTTGCTGTAAGAAGTCTACATAATGCTTATGAGTTAGATAAGTAA
- a CDS encoding divergent polysaccharide deacetylase family protein codes for MAKRKKKKINSNFLTYLAWLLAIIAITLSSLVAGYYFGYEDAKEEIAVKAKQEKIKRLSVLKKLEKISSKKSVPSVNARLKKVLKEESKVFSGAYHEYEDISLPKPPKPPSRVKRDIKKISTKPKLAIIIDDVSVNSHVNAIKSLGIPLTMSFLPPSSFRPNSPQLASKEKIYMVHLPLEAQSFSAEEPLTLRISDSDAKISQRILKIKQMFPRVAYINNHTGSKFTANELAMNRLLYALKSQKINFIDSRTTALTKAPKVMKNLGLNYVARDVFLDHEMDKASIKIQIKRAIKIAKLHGTAIAIGHPHANTLLALHESKSLFKEVELVYIDRLY; via the coding sequence ATGGCAAAAAGAAAAAAGAAAAAAATCAATAGTAATTTTTTAACATATTTAGCATGGTTATTAGCAATAATTGCTATTACTTTGAGTTCGTTGGTTGCAGGATATTATTTCGGTTATGAAGACGCAAAAGAAGAGATAGCAGTAAAAGCTAAACAAGAGAAAATAAAAAGACTCTCTGTTTTAAAAAAATTAGAAAAAATCAGTTCTAAAAAATCAGTTCCTAGTGTAAATGCAAGGTTAAAAAAAGTTTTAAAAGAAGAAAGTAAAGTTTTTTCAGGTGCTTATCATGAGTATGAAGATATATCTTTGCCTAAACCTCCAAAACCACCTTCAAGAGTTAAGCGAGATATTAAAAAAATATCGACAAAACCAAAATTAGCAATAATAATAGATGATGTTAGTGTGAACTCTCATGTAAATGCAATAAAAAGTTTGGGAATCCCTTTAACAATGTCATTCTTACCACCTAGTTCATTTCGTCCAAATTCGCCACAGTTGGCATCTAAAGAAAAAATATATATGGTGCATCTACCTTTAGAAGCACAAAGTTTTAGTGCCGAGGAGCCATTAACTTTAAGAATAAGTGATTCAGATGCTAAAATATCGCAAAGAATATTAAAGATTAAACAGATGTTCCCTAGAGTTGCATATATAAATAATCATACAGGAAGTAAATTTACAGCAAATGAACTGGCGATGAATCGCCTTTTATATGCTCTTAAATCTCAAAAAATTAATTTTATAGATAGTAGAACAACTGCTTTAACAAAAGCTCCAAAAGTAATGAAAAACCTTGGTTTAAACTATGTTGCAAGAGATGTGTTTTTAGATCATGAAATGGATAAAGCATCTATAAAAATACAGATAAAAAGAGCTATAAAAATAGCCAAACTTCATGGTACAGCGATAGCTATTGGTCATCCTCATGCAAATACTCTTTTAGCCTTACATGAATCAAAATCTTTGTTTAAAGAGGTTGAATTAGTTTATATTGATAGGCTTTATTAG
- the queA gene encoding tRNA preQ1(34) S-adenosylmethionine ribosyltransferase-isomerase QueA, which translates to MNSQKELLTSSYDFTLPSKFIATYPANPRDSAKLLVYNRKTDEIIHTYFHDFEKFIPKNCALIFNDTKVIKARIFGKKSTGGKIELLINKPLDANNINVYIRGKVKVDTKIYFDEELVVIVKELRDDGSRVVNFYKNISLLRFEDLLPILDKIGHIPLPPYIQREDNEEDSSEYQSVFAKEEGAVAAPTASLHFTGEQHKQICDNHTHAYVTLHVGSGTFKPVEAQIITDHPMHSEYYDISDKAKELLDSNISILSIGTTSTRTIEFYEKHGKIQRGEANLFLHPNNKPLRVNHLLTNFHLPKSTLLMLVASFIGVDKTQELYAEAIKNEYRFYSYGDAMLII; encoded by the coding sequence ATGAATTCGCAAAAAGAACTATTAACTTCTAGCTATGACTTTACACTTCCCTCTAAATTTATAGCAACTTACCCAGCAAACCCGAGAGATAGTGCAAAACTTTTAGTATATAATCGAAAAACAGATGAAATTATACATACATATTTTCATGATTTTGAAAAATTTATCCCAAAAAATTGTGCTTTAATCTTTAATGATACTAAAGTTATTAAGGCTAGAATATTTGGAAAAAAATCAACTGGTGGGAAAATAGAGTTACTTATAAACAAACCCCTAGATGCTAACAATATAAATGTTTATATTAGAGGTAAGGTAAAAGTAGATACTAAAATTTACTTTGATGAAGAGTTGGTTGTAATTGTAAAAGAGCTAAGAGATGATGGGAGTAGAGTTGTAAACTTTTATAAAAATATATCTCTTCTGCGATTTGAAGACCTCCTCCCAATTTTAGATAAAATAGGGCATATTCCACTTCCCCCTTACATTCAAAGAGAAGATAATGAAGAAGACTCTTCAGAGTATCAAAGTGTGTTTGCCAAAGAAGAAGGAGCAGTAGCCGCACCTACTGCATCTCTCCATTTCACTGGGGAACAGCATAAACAAATATGTGATAATCATACTCATGCTTATGTAACACTACATGTAGGAAGCGGAACTTTTAAACCAGTTGAAGCACAAATAATAACAGACCACCCTATGCACTCAGAATATTATGATATTTCAGATAAAGCAAAAGAACTTTTAGATTCTAATATTTCAATCCTTAGCATCGGAACTACATCAACAAGAACTATAGAATTTTATGAAAAACATGGCAAAATTCAAAGAGGCGAAGCAAATCTATTTTTACATCCAAATAACAAACCGCTAAGAGTAAATCATTTACTTACAAACTTTCATCTTCCAAAATCAACTCTTTTAATGCTAGTTGCTTCATTTATAGGAGTTGATAAAACACAAGAACTTTATGCAGAGGCTATAAAAAATGAGTACCGTTTCTACTCTTATGGCGATGCAATGTTAATAATATAA